One window of the Rhipicephalus sanguineus isolate Rsan-2018 chromosome 2, BIME_Rsan_1.4, whole genome shotgun sequence genome contains the following:
- the LOC119381911 gene encoding gamma-interferon-inducible lysosomal thiol reductase, giving the protein MPLAVTTLKGGLVLYLFAVTSQLWLPVQCTSINLTLYYEGLCADCHDFFIDQLWPTYNKLEEYIDVDLVPFGKAHMKVANDTVTFECQHGPQECYVNQVQTCAVKYVHPVRKLVNFVACMFRQDDPTKAGQPCAEKIGTYWPVLDKCSRGPEGEKLFREMGERTLALKPPMKWVPYVQINGAHDDAMESLVEKDLFGFACKLLEPSAPRVCKKRSFGGRCFRRNALHLAVGFPQSDSIVLYLQR; this is encoded by the coding sequence ATGCCACTCGCTGTGACCACCCTAAAGGGTGGCCTGGTCCTCTACCTCTTCGCAGTTACCTCTCAGCTATGGTTGCCGGTGCAGTGTACGTCAATCAACCTCACGCTTTACTACGAAGGGCTGTGTGCAGACTGCCACGACTTCTTCATCGACCAGCTGTGGCCAACCTACAACAAGCTGGAAGAGTACATTGACGTCGACCTCGTGCCTTTCGGAAAAGCGCACATGAAGGTCGCGAACGACACCGTCACCTTCGAGTGCCAACACGGTCCTCAAGAGTGCTACGTCAACCAGGTGCAGACGTGTGCCGTCAAGTACGTGCACCCGGTCAGGAAGCTCGTGAACTTTGTGGCGTGCATGTTTCGCCAGGACGATCCTACTAAGGCGGGGCAGCCCTGCGCCGAGAAAATTGGAACGTACTGGCCAGTCCTGGACAAATGCAGCCGGGGACCCGAGGGTGAAAAACTATTCCGGGAAATGGGCGAGCGAACGCTCGCACTCAAGCCACCGATGAAGTGGGTGCCCTATGTGCAGATCAACGGAGCACACGATGACGCCATGGAAAGCTTGGTCGAGAAGGATTTGTTTGGCTTCGCCTGCAAGCTCCTAGAACCCAGCGCCCCTAGAGTGTGCAAGAAAAGGTCCTTTGGTGGCCGCTGCTTCAGGCGCAACGCTCTTCATTTAGCCGTGGGGTTCCCTCAGTCAGATAGTATTGTCTTGTATCTTCAACGTTAA